One window of the Desulfobaccales bacterium genome contains the following:
- a CDS encoding ThiF family adenylyltransferase, whose translation MNLKSTRLSERLDRQLRIPGWRQELLSKARVGVVGEADLLTALVVVGAAALGLNRLTVLAPALEPRLLDAARRLNPDFSLAHLEGWCTHPTVARVFDGCQVLVDLSRYGLATKILLEEGRRTGVPVVRALMTGPPEALEGRFLTYLPGRETRELSEVVPGSSFPDPSQEDGALALILAGLALEEVKNRLMGQGPPSPLLTLPAGGPAPALPQPLLVIGAGALGNMVALGLVWSGLTRLVVMDPDTIETTNLNRQILFYDAVGQSKALTLARRLGELYGAKAEGREEMYSEATDLSPYAAVFDCVDNFETRVVLSEACRRQGKILVSGGAGVEAGQVVVYHPAEGGPTPAELLGLEAIVAGRAREEAQRTREACVYQPDPAVIMTNLIIGGLMVRAGRLALAGRPPAPVFYDRGRLSV comes from the coding sequence TTGAATCTCAAATCAACCCGCCTTTCTGAACGTCTCGATCGGCAGCTGCGCATTCCCGGCTGGCGCCAGGAGCTCCTCTCCAAGGCCCGGGTGGGAGTGGTGGGGGAAGCGGACCTTCTCACCGCCCTGGTGGTGGTGGGCGCTGCGGCTTTGGGGCTCAACCGCCTCACGGTGCTGGCCCCCGCACTGGAGCCCCGCCTGCTGGACGCAGCCCGCCGCCTCAACCCGGATTTCTCCCTGGCGCATCTGGAGGGCTGGTGCACTCACCCGACCGTGGCCCGAGTCTTCGACGGCTGCCAGGTGCTGGTGGACCTGAGCCGCTACGGCCTGGCCACCAAGATTCTCCTGGAAGAGGGCCGCCGGACCGGAGTGCCGGTGGTGCGGGCCCTGATGACCGGCCCGCCTGAGGCCCTGGAGGGCCGCTTCCTTACCTATCTCCCCGGCCGGGAGACCCGGGAATTGTCCGAGGTGGTCCCGGGTTCCAGTTTCCCGGACCCGTCTCAGGAAGACGGCGCCCTGGCCCTCATCCTGGCGGGGCTGGCCCTGGAGGAGGTGAAAAACCGGCTCATGGGCCAGGGACCGCCATCCCCGCTTCTGACGCTGCCGGCGGGGGGCCCGGCTCCTGCCCTCCCGCAGCCCCTGCTTGTCATCGGGGCCGGCGCCCTGGGGAACATGGTGGCCCTGGGGCTGGTGTGGTCCGGCCTCACCCGCCTGGTGGTGATGGACCCGGACACCATTGAGACCACCAACCTCAACCGGCAGATCCTCTTTTATGATGCGGTGGGCCAGAGCAAGGCCCTGACCCTGGCCCGGCGCCTCGGGGAGCTTTACGGCGCCAAGGCCGAGGGCCGGGAGGAGATGTACTCCGAGGCCACCGATCTCAGCCCTTATGCCGCGGTGTTCGACTGCGTGGACAATTTTGAAACCCGGGTGGTCCTGAGTGAGGCCTGCCGGCGCCAGGGGAAGATCCTGGTGAGCGGCGGGGCCGGGGTGGAGGCGGGCCAGGTGGTGGTCTATCACCCGGCGGAGGGCGGCCCCACCCCGGCAGAGCTCCTGGGATTGGAGGCCATTGTGGCCGGCCGGGCCCGGGAAGAGGCCCAGAGGACCCGGGAGGCCTGCGTCTATCAGCCGGACCCGGCGGTGATCATGACCAACCTCATCATCGGCGGCCTCATGGTGCGGGCCGGCCGCCTGGCCCTGGCAGGCCGGCCGCCGGCGCCGGTCTTCTATGACCGGGGGCGCCTGTCTGTCTGA